The proteins below come from a single Aegilops tauschii subsp. strangulata cultivar AL8/78 chromosome 6, Aet v6.0, whole genome shotgun sequence genomic window:
- the LOC109745165 gene encoding U-box domain-containing protein 26: MPGSVPLALGLDTVGLQVPWYFRCPISLELMQDPVTVATGQTYDRASIESWVATGNTTCPVTRAPLADFTLIPNHTLRRLIQEWCVAHRSLGVERIPTPKQPADPDLIRSLIAQGPALPVLRKLRALARESDKNRLVMATHETRAALVEMAFGGSAEEAQAEAMAVLALVGMGEAEAVDVVGREDRVTRLGKVLGSQGTTLEAKVNAGAVVEAAAAVSGAEARVVLGAADGVIEGLVALVDEKANARAVRIGIRGVFALCLAKENRQRAVSAGAASALARRVAEGGCAGELERALAAVERLSRTEGGREAVVSGAGGGAALVIALVRAMSGRAAEHAAGALVAVVGGSEVLQLEAVRAGAMSQLLMMVQGGCSERAKRKAQHLLKLLRSAWPTTDSMANSADFLQPY, translated from the coding sequence ATGCCAGGGAGCGTGCCGCTGGCGCTGGGGCTGGACACGGTAGGGCTGCAGGTCCCGTGGTACTTCCGTTGCCCAATCTCGCTGGAGCTCATGCAGGACCCCGTCACCGTGGCAACCGGCCAGACCTACGACCGTGCCAGCATCGAGTCGTGGGTCGCCACGGGGAACACCACCTGCCCCGTCACCCGCGCGCCGCTCGCCGACTTCACGCTCATCCCCAACCACACCCTCCGCCGCCTCATCCAGGAATGGTGCGTCGCGCACCGATCCCTCGGCGTCGAGCGCATCCCAACGCCCAAGCAGCCGGCCGACCCGGACCTCATCCGCTCCCTGATCGCCCAGGGGCCTGCCCTCCCCGTGCTCAGGAAGCTCAGGGCGCTCGCCAGGGAGTCTGACAAGAACAGGCTCGTCATGGCCACGCACGAGACCAGGGCGGCTCTGGTGGAAATGGCGTTCGGGGGCAGCGCCGAGGAGGCTCAGGCGGAGGCCATGGCGGTCCTCGCCCTGGTAGGGATGGGGGAGGCGGAAGCTGTGGATGTGGTGGGCAGGGAAGACAGGGTCACCAGGCTTGGCAAAGTTCTTGGCAGCCAGGGGACGACCTTGGAGGCCAAGGTTAATGCAGGTGCCGTCGTGGAGGCGGCTGCTGCGGTGTCTGGGGCGGAGGCCAGGGTGGTGCTTGGCGCAGCTGATGGAGTCATTGAAGGCCTGGTCGCGCTGGTGGACGAGAAGGCCAATGCCCGTGCAGTGCGCATTGGGATCCGAGGCGTCTTTGCTCTCTGCCTGGCCAAGGAGAACAGACAGCGCGCCGTATCAGCTGGCGCCGCATCAGCTCTGGCCCGGCGAGTGGCGGAGGGCGGCTGCGCCGGCGAGCTGGAGCGCGCGCTGGCAGCGGTGGAGCGGCTGTCCCGGACAGAGGGTGGCCGCGAGGCGGTTGTCTCTGGCGCTGGAGGTGGTGCCGCGCTGGTGATCGCGCTAGTGCGTGCCATGTCCGGGCGCGCGGCTGAGCATGCTGCGGGCGCATTGGTGGCCGTGGTGGGCGGGTCTGAGGTGCTGCAGCTGGAGGCCGTCCGAGCAGGTGCCATGAGTCAGCTGCTCATGATGGTGCAAGGCGGCTGCTCGGAGCGTGCCAAACGCAAGGCGCAGCACCTCCTGAAGCTGCTCCGGTCTGCCTGGCCGACCACCGACTCCATGGCCAACTCGGCTGATTTCCTCCAACCATACTAA